The Daucus carota subsp. sativus chromosome 7, DH1 v3.0, whole genome shotgun sequence genome window below encodes:
- the LOC108193364 gene encoding uncharacterized protein LOC108193364, which yields MAIMKARTFFGVSLSLIIINLVAVMERADENLLPSVYKEVSEAFGAGPADLGYLSFTRNFVRGISSPLAGVLVINYDRSTVLATGTFFWAFATAAVGASRHFRQVAFWRAVNGFGLAIVIPALQSFIADSYKDAARGAGFGFLHLIGHMGGIGGGVLATVMAGHEFWGMPGWRCAFILMATLSALIGYFVLLFVVDPRRTDPTTDASSDREALVYKDNISVASVWMEALKAMKAVVKVKTFRIIVLQGLVGSLPWTSMVFFTLWFQLIGFDHNSTASLLSLFAAGVAMGSFLGGALGDRISRVYPNSGRILCAQFSAFMGIPFTWFLLRVIPQSVSSYYTFAITLFLMGLSISWCNTAANAPMFAEVVPAKNRTMIYAFDRACEGSFSAFAAPMVGILSEKLYGYNPKSVDPTNGSLPEALALSKGLFTMMAVPFGLCCLFYTPAHWFFRRDRLNVRMASLKETELI from the exons ATGGCTATTATGAA AGCAAGAACATTTTTTGGGGTTTCTCTCTCATTAATTATTATCAACCTGGTTGCTGTAATGGAGCGTGCTGATGAGAATCTTCTTCCATCTGTTTACAAAGAAGTTAGTGAAGCTTTTGGTGCTGGGCCAGCTGATCTTGGTTATCTCTCATTCACAAGAAACTTTGTGCGGGGAATTTCATCACCACTAGCTGGTGTATTAGTTATAAACTATGATCGCAGCACTGTTCTTGCAACTGGGACCTTTTTTTGGGCATTTGCAACAGCTGCAGTTGGTGCAAGTCGTCATTTTCGGCAAGTTGCATTCTGGAGAGCAGTAAATGGATTTGGACTAGCAATTGTGATACCTGCGCTTCAGTCTTTCATCGCTGATAGCTACAAAGATGCTGCAAGAGGAGCTGGATTTGGGTTTTTGCATCTTATTGGCCACATGGGTGGCATAGGAGGTGGAGTTCTTGCCACTGTAATGGCTGGACATGAATTCTGGGGTATGCCTGGATGGCGTTGTGCCTTCATTCTGATGGCAACTTTGAGTGCCCTGATAGGATACTTTGTTCTTCTGTTCGTTGTTGATCCAAGAAGAACAGACCCTACAACTGATGCTAGTTCTGATAG GGAAGCATTAGTATACAAAGATAATATCAGTGTGGCATCAGTTTGGATGGAGGCCCTGAAGGCAATGAAAGCAGTCGTAAAAGTGAAAACATTTCGGATCATTGTCTTGCAGGGTTTAGTTGGTTCACTGCCTTGGACGTCCATGGTTTTCTTCACTTTGTGGTTTCAACTAATAG GCTTTGATCATAACAGTACAGCATCCCTCCTTAGTCTTTTTGCTGCTGGAGTTGCCATGGGATCCTTTTTGGGTGGAGCGCTTGGTGACAGAATATCACGTGTTTACCCTAATTCAGGTCGCATATTATGCGCACAGTTCAGTGCGTTTATGGGCATACCATTCACATGGTTCCTTCTTAGAGTAATTCCACAATCAGTGAGCAGTTACTATACATTTGCCATCACACTTTTCCTCATGGGCCTCAGCATAAGCTGGTGTAACACGGCTGCAAATGCCCCCATGTTTGCTGAGGTTGTCCCTGCTAAGAATCGGACAATGATTTACGCATTCGATAGAGCTTGTGAAGGATCATTCTCTGCTTTTGCTGCTCCAATGGTCGGAATTCTTTCAGAAAAACTATATGGTTACAATCCAAAATCTGTTGATCCAACAAACGGGTCATTGCCCGAGGCCCTTGCGTTGTCCAAAGGGCTTTTCACAATGATGGCAGTTCCATTCGGCTTGTGTTGCTTGTTTTACACACCTGCTCACTGGTTCTTTAGAAGAGATCGCCTGAACGTTAGAATGGCTAGTTTGAAAGAGACCGAGTTGATATAG
- the LOC108193673 gene encoding DNA topoisomerase 1 isoform X2 — translation MGKLKKRIFPNDITINIGKDAPIPEPPIPGERWKEIRHDNTVTWLAFWNDPINPKEFKYVFLAASSSLKGQSDKEKYEKSRKLKDYIEGIRAAYTKDFASKDSKRRQIAVATYLIDKLALRAGNEKDDDEADTVGCCTLKVENVETKRPNILKFDFLGKDSIRYQNEVEVEPRVFSAIEQFRSGKEGGDDLFDQLDTSKLNAHLKELMPGLTAKVFRTYNASITLDEMLSRETKGGDVAEKVVVYQHANKEVAIICNHQRTVSKSHSAQMVRLNEKIEELKGLLKELQEDLTRVNKGKPPLKNSDGKPKRNLNPEALQRKIAQTNTKIEKMERDKETKEDLKTVALGTSKINYLDPRITVAWCKRHDVPIEKIFNKSLLAKFAWAMDVDPNFRF, via the exons ATGGGGAAGTTAAAAAAACGTATATTCCCAAATGACATTACTATCAACATCGGAAAGGATGCCCCGATTCCGGAGCCCCCAATACCTGGGGAAAG ATGGAAAGAGATCAGGCATGACAACACCGTCACTTGGTTGGCATTTTGGAATGATCCAATCAACCCAAAGGAATTTAAATATGTGTTCTTAGCAGCTAGCAGTTCCTTGAAAGGGCAAAGTGACAAGGAAAAGTATGAAAAATCAAGAAAGTTAAAG GATTACATAGAAGGCATCAGAGCAGCTTACACCAAGGATTTTGCCAGTAAAGATAGCAAAAGGAGGCAAATAGCAGTAGCAACTTATTTGATTGACAAATTAGCTTTGAGAGCAGGCAACGAGAAG GATGATGATGAGGCTGATACAGTTGGCTGTTGTACACTGAAAGTGGAAAATGTCGAAACAAAGCGACCCAATATTTTGAAG TTTGATTTCCTCGGAAAAGATTCAATACGATACCAGAATGAGGTAGAGGTTGAACCTCGAGTTTTCAGTGCTATTGAGCAGTTCCGAAGTG gGAAAGAAGGGGGCGATGATCTTTTTGACCAGCTCGATACTAGTAAATTGAATGCCCACTTAAAGGAGTTGATGCCTGGTCTTACAGCAAAAGTGTTTCGTACATATAATGCATCCATAACATTGGATGAGATG CTTAGTAGGGAAACTAAGGGGGGAGACGTTGCGGAGAAGGTTGTAGTTTATCAACATGCAAATAAAGag GTAGCAATCATATGCAATCATCAGCGTACTGTTTCAAAGTCCCACAGTGCACAAATGGTGAGATTGAATGAGAAGATAGAAGAACTAAAG GGTCTCCTGAAAGAACTACAAGAAGATTTGACTAGGGTGAATAAAGGAAAGCCCCCGCTGAAGAACTCTGATGGGAAGCCGAAGAGAAACTTGAATCCTGAAGC GTTACAAAGGAAAATTGCTCAAACTAAtacaaaaattgagaaaatggaGCGAGACAAGGAGACCAAGGAGGATCTGAAAACTGTGGCACTTGGCACATCAAAGATTAATTACCTTGATCCTAGGATTACAGTCGCTTGGTGCAAGCGGCATGACGTTCCTATTGAGAAG ATATTCAACAAGTCTCTTCTGGCAAAATTTGCTTGGGCTATGGATGTAGATCCTAATTTCAGATTCTGA